A genome region from Methylobacterium sp. FF17 includes the following:
- a CDS encoding helix-turn-helix domain-containing protein — protein sequence MSTTTMDDEESGPVIGSGDFLADRGYNETGSLRLRILMANEIALIAEARGLTQKDVASRTGLSQSDVSRIVNRLVRDFSTDRLMRALTSLGKDVRIAWSDAKHHEGSIVVDASDSPEEERAYAL from the coding sequence ATGTCGACCACAACGATGGATGACGAAGAGTCCGGACCCGTCATCGGCAGCGGGGATTTCCTGGCTGACCGAGGTTACAACGAAACCGGAAGCCTACGACTCAGGATTTTGATGGCGAACGAGATCGCCCTTATCGCCGAGGCGCGTGGCCTTACGCAAAAGGATGTCGCCTCCCGGACAGGTCTATCTCAATCCGACGTTTCACGGATCGTCAATCGTCTCGTCCGGGACTTCTCGACGGACAGGCTCATGCGGGCACTGACGAGCTTGGGCAAGGACGTGCGCATCGCATGGTCGGACGCCAAGCATCACGAGGGCAGCATCGTCGTGGATGCGTCCGACAGTCCCGAAGAGGAGCGTGCCTACGCGTTGTGA
- a CDS encoding DUF2252 domain-containing protein, which produces MPETRTFGSEERAAVLERQRTLKMARSAHAYVRGNTLKFYEWLDGLPRGTLPEGPPVWICGDCHLGNLGPLADAEGHVAIQVRDLDQTVIGNPTHDLVRLGLSLASAARGSDLPGVVTARMLEEMVRGYASGLGGPGSDEPPPEPDVVRTVRRRALGRHWKHLARERLKDVEPRIPLGRKFWALSGEERTALDALFGQEAVRRLLNPSGLGGGRTDVRLVDAAYWMKGCSSLGFLRHAALVRIDEPGTKRRLALVDLKEAVEAAAPAARGAEMPADPAERVVAGARALSPNLGDRMLALHLLGRPVVMRELAPQDLKLDVAQFGREEAIRAAHYLAYVVGTAHGRQMDEATRSGWRSEVLSGRDDGDKAPSWLWSSVVELAGRHEVGYLQHCRRYDGKLAA; this is translated from the coding sequence ATGCCCGAGACCCGAACCTTCGGCTCCGAGGAACGCGCGGCGGTGCTTGAGCGGCAACGAACCCTGAAGATGGCCCGGTCCGCCCATGCCTACGTCCGCGGCAATACCCTCAAGTTCTACGAGTGGCTCGACGGCCTGCCACGCGGCACCCTGCCCGAGGGCCCGCCGGTCTGGATCTGCGGAGACTGCCACCTTGGCAACCTGGGTCCTCTCGCCGATGCCGAAGGGCACGTCGCCATCCAGGTGCGCGACCTCGACCAGACCGTCATCGGGAACCCGACGCACGACCTCGTTCGGCTCGGCCTGTCGCTGGCCAGCGCGGCGCGCGGCTCGGACCTTCCGGGAGTCGTCACCGCCAGGATGCTGGAGGAGATGGTGCGCGGCTACGCATCGGGCCTGGGCGGGCCCGGCTCGGACGAGCCTCCGCCCGAGCCGGACGTCGTGCGCACCGTGCGCCGCCGTGCCCTCGGACGGCATTGGAAGCACCTCGCGCGCGAGCGCCTGAAGGACGTCGAGCCCCGGATCCCGCTTGGGCGCAAGTTCTGGGCGCTCAGCGGCGAGGAACGCACCGCCCTCGATGCCCTTTTCGGCCAGGAAGCGGTGCGCCGCCTCCTGAACCCCTCCGGCCTCGGCGGTGGCCGTACCGACGTTCGCCTCGTCGATGCCGCCTACTGGATGAAGGGCTGCTCCTCGCTCGGCTTCCTGCGCCATGCGGCCTTGGTGCGGATCGATGAGCCCGGCACCAAGCGAAGGCTGGCGCTCGTCGATCTCAAGGAAGCCGTCGAGGCCGCCGCTCCCGCCGCCCGCGGCGCCGAGATGCCGGCGGACCCCGCCGAGCGTGTGGTGGCCGGCGCCCGCGCTCTCTCGCCGAACCTCGGCGACCGCATGCTGGCCTTGCACCTCCTGGGCAGGCCGGTGGTGATGCGCGAACTCGCTCCGCAGGACCTCAAGCTCGACGTCGCGCAGTTCGGGCGGGAGGAGGCCATCCGGGCCGCGCACTACCTCGCCTACGTGGTTGGTACGGCGCATGGCCGGCAGATGGACGAGGCGACCCGCTCCGGCTGGCGTTCGGAGGTCCTGTCGGGCAGGGACGACGGCGATAAGGCTCCCTCCTGGCTGTGGTCGAGCGTGGTGGAGCTCGCCGGTCGCCATGAGGTCGGCTACCTGCAGCACTGCCGCCGTTACGACGGAAAACTAGCCGCCTGA
- the gntA gene encoding guanitoxin biosynthesis heme-dependent pre-guanitoxin N-hydroxylase GntA gives MQLPRDDRNHPRAEAFRDFIRDGGFPCVGAKSALSKGQMRVLVARDITSAWDDMRIYPALLAFAARYRRQPDLFQSFAVIFEGPGELDEEGFERHLWERVQSLADKDAWLGHPWDKSVASEPESPHFSLSFAGEAFFVVGLHPNASRPARRFSSPALVFNLHAQFEQLREAGRYEKLRSSILQRDEALAGSTNPMLARHGEVSEARQYSGRVVDEAWRCPFRPRDNAPPASGTP, from the coding sequence ATGCAACTGCCACGAGACGACAGAAATCATCCGCGAGCCGAAGCCTTCCGCGACTTCATCCGCGATGGCGGATTCCCTTGCGTCGGCGCGAAGTCGGCCTTGTCGAAGGGACAGATGCGGGTGCTGGTCGCCCGCGACATCACCTCGGCATGGGACGACATGCGGATTTACCCGGCGCTGCTCGCATTCGCGGCGCGGTACCGGCGGCAGCCGGACCTGTTCCAGAGCTTCGCCGTCATCTTCGAAGGACCTGGCGAGCTGGACGAGGAAGGGTTCGAGCGTCACCTCTGGGAGCGGGTGCAGTCGCTCGCCGACAAGGACGCTTGGCTCGGCCACCCATGGGACAAGAGCGTCGCTTCCGAGCCGGAGAGCCCGCACTTCTCGCTGAGCTTCGCAGGCGAGGCTTTCTTCGTCGTCGGCCTCCACCCGAACGCGAGCCGTCCGGCGCGCCGGTTCTCGTCACCCGCCTTGGTGTTCAACCTGCACGCCCAGTTCGAGCAGTTGCGCGAGGCCGGCCGCTACGAGAAGCTGCGCTCCTCCATCCTGCAGCGGGACGAGGCGCTCGCCGGCTCGACGAACCCGATGCTGGCGCGACACGGCGAGGTCTCGGAGGCGCGCCAGTACAGCGGCCGGGTCGTGGACGAGGCATGGCGCTGTCCCTTCCGGCCCCGCGATAACGCGCCGCCGGCTTCCGGCACGCCCTGA
- a CDS encoding type 1 glutamine amidotransferase, giving the protein MLRFLVAESETPQAREERRGSVGRSSGETYLDILEKLAPGVVCDRIQPADADAALPPGATLAGFDAVFLTGSPLHLYEETPKTRRTIAFMRAVFEVGTPAFGSCAGLQVATVAAGGSVRRNAHGQEAAFARRITLTEAGRVHPLLAGRPASYDAPAIHTDEVASLPPGAVLLAGNRVTAVQAAEIRFERGVFWGIQYHPEIGLDEVAGALRRQAEGLVEAGLAGSRDDVEAYAGQIDALHRKPTRRNLAWQLGLDEEVTDERRRLTELRNFIETVARFGRAGPFSVGK; this is encoded by the coding sequence ATGCTGCGGTTCCTTGTCGCCGAGAGCGAAACACCGCAGGCGCGCGAGGAGCGACGCGGGAGCGTCGGTCGCTCCTCCGGCGAGACCTACCTCGACATCCTGGAGAAGCTCGCACCGGGTGTTGTCTGCGACCGCATCCAGCCGGCCGACGCCGACGCGGCTCTCCCGCCGGGCGCCACCCTGGCCGGCTTCGACGCCGTTTTCCTCACCGGTTCGCCGCTGCACCTGTACGAGGAGACGCCGAAGACCCGGCGCACGATCGCCTTCATGCGAGCCGTGTTCGAGGTGGGTACGCCGGCTTTCGGTTCATGCGCGGGGCTGCAGGTCGCGACCGTCGCAGCCGGGGGCAGCGTGCGCCGGAACGCACATGGGCAGGAGGCCGCCTTCGCGCGGCGGATCACGTTGACAGAAGCGGGCCGCGTACACCCACTCCTCGCGGGCCGTCCAGCCTCCTATGACGCGCCGGCCATCCACACGGACGAGGTCGCGTCCCTTCCGCCCGGAGCGGTGCTGCTTGCCGGTAATCGCGTCACCGCCGTACAGGCCGCCGAGATCCGCTTTGAACGCGGTGTGTTCTGGGGCATACAGTACCATCCCGAGATCGGCCTCGACGAAGTGGCCGGCGCCTTGCGCCGACAGGCGGAGGGCCTGGTCGAGGCGGGGTTGGCCGGAAGCCGCGACGACGTGGAGGCGTACGCCGGGCAGATAGACGCCCTGCACCGCAAGCCGACCCGACGGAACCTTGCCTGGCAGCTGGGCCTGGACGAGGAGGTCACGGATGAGCGACGGAGGCTCACAGAGCTTCGGAACTTCATCGAGACCGTTGCCAGGTTCGGTCGGGCCGGCCCCTTCTCTGTGGGTAAGTGA
- a CDS encoding NAD(P)/FAD-dependent oxidoreductase: MSDPRSADFDAPLDCLIVGGGPGGLTAALYLARFERRFLLVDAGDSRANWIPTSHNIPVFADGISGQEILARQRAHLARYGAQVARGSVTALRKAEGGFAADVDGRRGVVREVRARRVLLATGADDVEPDLPDLPDAVRQGLVRYCPICDGYEARGKRIAVIGHGDRGLGEAVFVARTYSRDVTLLTLGQGMDLDAGERERVREHGIQVVHDPVSGLDTEGDRITVLRTASGEEHRFEVLYSALGLKLRSELALALGAEHDGTGALAVDEHNRTTVPGLYAAGGVVRGLDQVVVAMGHGAIAATDIHNRCELPTEEEVDGAERRACNA; this comes from the coding sequence ATGTCGGATCCAAGGTCTGCTGACTTCGACGCCCCCCTCGACTGCTTGATCGTCGGCGGCGGACCTGGCGGACTGACCGCCGCGCTGTACCTCGCCCGCTTCGAGCGCCGCTTCCTCCTGGTGGATGCGGGAGATTCCCGCGCCAACTGGATACCGACCAGCCACAACATCCCGGTCTTCGCCGACGGCATCTCAGGGCAGGAGATCCTCGCCCGCCAACGCGCGCACCTCGCGCGTTACGGCGCTCAGGTCGCGAGGGGCAGCGTCACCGCGTTGCGCAAGGCCGAGGGAGGTTTTGCAGCCGATGTGGATGGGAGACGGGGCGTCGTGCGCGAGGTGCGGGCGCGCCGGGTGTTGCTCGCCACGGGAGCGGACGACGTGGAGCCGGACCTTCCGGACCTGCCGGATGCCGTCCGACAGGGTCTCGTGCGCTACTGCCCGATCTGCGACGGGTACGAGGCGCGAGGTAAGCGTATCGCGGTCATCGGTCACGGCGACCGAGGCCTGGGCGAGGCGGTGTTTGTCGCTCGCACCTATTCCCGGGACGTGACGCTTCTGACGCTCGGTCAAGGCATGGACCTCGACGCAGGCGAGCGGGAACGCGTCCGGGAGCACGGCATCCAAGTCGTCCACGATCCGGTGTCCGGCCTCGACACTGAGGGGGACAGGATCACGGTGCTGAGGACGGCAAGCGGGGAGGAACACAGGTTCGAGGTGCTGTACTCGGCACTGGGGCTGAAGCTCCGCTCCGAACTCGCGCTGGCGTTGGGAGCTGAGCACGACGGGACAGGCGCACTCGCCGTCGACGAGCACAACCGTACGACGGTGCCGGGCCTCTACGCGGCGGGTGGCGTGGTACGCGGGCTCGATCAGGTCGTGGTCGCGATGGGGCACGGGGCAATTGCCGCCACCGACATCCACAACCGCTGCGAATTGCCCACTGAGGAAGAGGTCGACGGTGCCGAGCGGAGGGCCTGCAACGCCTGA